GCGAATTTTTCAGCGAGCTGGAAGCGCTGCATGTGCGGGTGCTTGAACCGCTCACCGAGCAGCCGCCGGCCGATGCGCCGGCGTTGGTGGAGGTGTCGCAGCACATCACCCTGCGTAGCGCCGACGAGGGCGCGATCGGCGTGAATGCCAGCGGCCTGGCGCATGACGACCCGGGGCTGCGTCAGTTGGAGCAACTGCGCCTGGGCAGTTGGGTGGCGTTCCAGGAAGATGACGAGCACAGCCTGCGCTGCAAGCTGGCAGCGATCATCGAAGCCACCGGCAAATACGTGTTCGTCGACCGCACCGGGATGAAGGTGCTGGAGCGCAGCCGCGTCGATCTGGCCCTCGAGTTCCGCCGTGGCGCGGTGCGGGCGCTGGATGACACCTTGCTGTTCGATCGGGCGCTGGAGTCGGTGCTTGGCAATCTGCGGCGACTCAATCGCGGCAAGTGATCGCGCGCCGGGGCCCGATCACGGCATACTGGGCGCCAACACAGTCGGCGTTGAAGGAATCGGTATGCAGTTGGATCCCGCTAGCGGGTGGTGTCACGGGGTACAGGTCTGCCCATCGCCCAACTTCAATGAACGCCCTGCGGGCGAAATCTCCCTGTTGGTGATCCACAACATCAGCCTGCCGCCGGCGCAGTTTGCCACCGGCAAGGTGCAGGAATTTTTCCAGAATCGTCTGGATGTCACCGAGCATCCCTATTTTGCAGGGATTGCCGACCTGCGCGTCTCGGCGCATTTTCTGATCGAACGTGACGGCACCGTCACCCAGTTTGTCTCCTGTCTTGAGCGGGCGTGGCATGCTGGCGTGTCGATGTTCGAAGGCCGGGAAACCTGTAACGATTTTTCCGTGGGCATCGAGCTCGAAGGCACTGATGATCTGCCCTTTACCGATGCGCAGTATCAGGCGCTGATCACGTTGACGCGTCAGTTGCAAACAGCATTTCCGGCTATCACCGGCGCCCGTATCTGCGGGCACAGCGACATCGCACCCGGGCGCAAGACCGATCCTGGCCCGGCATTCGACTGGGCGCGTTACCGCGCCGCCCTGGCACAAGAGGAAGGACAATGAGTTTTCTGGTGTTACTGCTGGCGGTCTGGATCGAGAAATTCTCGGCCCTGCGCCATCGGGTTCAACGCGATGGCGGATGGATCCGCGAACTGCACAAACTCGAAACCAGCGCGCGCCTGGCCCAGCGACCATGGCTGGTGCTGACGATTCTGGTGTTGCTGCCGGTGGCGCTGCTCGGCTTGTTGCTGGTGGTACTGGAACCCGTCGCGTACGGCTTGCTGGCCTTGCCGGTGCATTTGCTGGTGGTGATTTATGCGCTGGGGCGCGGTGATCTGCTCGGCGGTCTCGGGCCGTTTCGTGACGCATGGCGTCGCGAAGACCTCCAAGCCGCCGCGCATGTGGCCAAGCGTGATCTGGATATCTGTGCCGACAGTGGTGAGCAATTGCTGGATCGGGTCCAAGGGCACCTGTTGTGGCAGGCCTATCAAAGTTTCTTCGCGGTGATCTTCTGGTACTTCGTGCTCGGTCCGGTCGCGGCGCTGGCTTATCGCTTGCTCGCATTGGCGGAAGAACACAGCCAGAACCCGGCGCTCGCCGAACGTGCCGGACAGTTACGTCACGCCTTTGACTGGTTGCCAGTGCGCTTGCTCGCCGCCAGTCTGGCTCTGGTCGGCAATTTCGTCGCGGTCAGCCGGGTGATGTTGCATGAGCTGCTGAACTGGAACATCAGCGCCGCGCAGTTGATCAACAAGGTCGGGCTGGCAGCGGGTGAGATCCCGCCGCCGGTAGTTGGTCCTGAAGGCATCAACACTCTCGACTGCCTCTGGGAACTGCTGCTGCGCGCGGCGGTGTTGTGGTATGCCGGGTTTGCCTTGTGGACAGTCTTGATTCACTGATACTCGCCCGTGAAATTCATTGTGGTGAGGGGATTTATCCCCGATGGCGCGCGCAGCGGCCCCAATATCTTAATGGGGCTGCTGTGCAGCCCATCGGGGATAAATCCCCTCGCCACAGGTCAGTGACCGGCGCAGCGTAGTCGTTAACCTTAAGTTACAAAACCTCTCCCCGATTTGAGCTATACAGAGACAGCGCCCGATAGTGGCTATCTGCTGTCGCCCCGCGCCTGCCAATAAAAACAAGAAAAACCAAGGGAGACTTCCAGTGAAGAGCTTGCTCTATCCCGCCGTCTCGCTGATGAACCGTCTGAGCTTCGGCATGAAGTTCAGCTTGATCAGCGTGCTGTTCCTGGTGCCGATGCTGGTGACCAATTTTTATCTGGTGCGCGATTCCTATCGCGAATTCCAGGGCACCCGGGTCGAATTGCAGAGCCTCGATCTGCTGGGCAGCAGCCTGAGCCAGCGCCGGGATCTGGAAACGCTGAACAATCTGGTGCAGATCAACGTCACCCTCGGCCAGTCCGGCAAAGCCGACAATCTCGAAGCGCAGATCAGCGGCCTGGAGCAATCCGTGCTGGCGCGCCTGCAAGGTCTGCAGGCGATGACCGACGATCCCGAACAGATCAAACTGTTCGACGGCAAACGCGATGAAATGATCAGCGCGCTCAAGGCCCAACAGGCGGAAAGCTCCCTGCAAAGCAAAAGCGCAATGATCGGCAAGCTGCTCGGCAACGCGCAGATTTTCAGCCAGATCATCGCCAGTCAGGCCGGTCTGAGCCGCGACAACCAGAGCGACATCCGTCAGCTCAGCGATCTGCTCACCAACATCACTCCGGCCGTGACCCAGACTCTCGGTGAAGGTCGAGCCATCGGTTCGTATTCGTTGGGGCAGGGCTTTCTCAACAGTTCGTCGAGCAGCCGTTTCGACGAGTTGCTGGCGCAGATCGAAAAGCTCCAGGCTGAATACGCGTTGAAACTGCAGGACGCCCTCGACTCCAGCCAGGCCGCGCGCGCCAGTCTCAGCGCGCCGGCCGACAGCAGCAAGGCTTCGCTCAAACAGGCCAGTGAACTGTTTGAGGCGAAAGTCGTGGTGGCCGAGACCCTCGATACCCCGTGGCAGGCGTTCTACGATCAGGTCACCGGGCTGATGGCGCAGACCTACCAGCTCAATGACGCGACCCTGAAATTCCTCGATACCCAACTGCAGCAGCGCCTGGCGCAAAACCGCACGCACATGGTGTTGCAGGCGGTGGCGCTGGCGGTGGTGTTCGTGCTGATTTTCTATCTCTACGGCGGGTTCTACGCCTCGACCCGCACCACGCTCAAGCGCTTGGGCGCGATGATGGACAAGGTCGCGGCCGGTGACATGACGGTCAATTTCAAGGCCAACAGCCGCGATGAACTCGGCGAGCTGGGTGAGGTGTTCAACGGCACCGTGAGGAAAATCCATGACCTGATCGAGCGAGTCGGGCAGACCGTGGCTGAGGTCGAGCGCCAGGCAGGGCAGGTGGAAACTGTTTCCGCGCAAAGCAATCAGGCGGTGGCCGGGCAGCGCACGCAGATCGAGCAAGTGGCGACCGCGATGAACCAGATGTCGGCGACCTCGCTGGAAGTTGCACGCAGCGCAGCGGCAGCGGTGAGCAGCGCGCACAGCGTCAACGATGAAACCGTCAGCGGTCGCACACTGGTGGAGTCGCAGCAGGGCAGCATTGCTGCGCTGGCCAGCGAGATCGATCAATCGGTGCTGGTGATCAACCAGTTGGCCAGCGACAGCCAGTCGATCAGCCGCGTGCTGGAAGTGATCAAGAGCATTGCCGAGCAGACCAACTTGCTGGCGCTCAACGCCGCCATCGAAGCCGCCCGGGCCGGAGAGCAGGGCCGGGGATTTGCGGTGGTGGCGGACGAAGTGCGTACGTTGGCCAAGCGCACCCAGCAATCGACCGAAGAAATCGAGCAGATGATCAGCAAGCTGCATGGCGGCGTGGGCGCTGCGGTGAAGGCCATGGGCGTTAGCCATCAGATGGCCAACGGCACGGTCGGGCAGTCGGAAAAGGTCCAGCAGGCGCTGGAAAACATCCTCGGCGCGGTAGGCATGATCGTCGACCAGAACCAGCAGATCGCTGCCGCCGTGGAGCAACAGACTGCGGTGGCCCATGACATCGACCAGAACATCGTCGAGATCAATCGCGCTGGCGAGCGCACGGCGCAGGGGGCGCACCAGACGGAGGACGCCAGCCGAGCGTTGTCAGCGCAGGTGGTGGAACTGAAACAGCTGATCAGCGCGTTCCGCGTCTAAGTCCTGACGCAGCGGAAGATCCTGTAGCGAGGGGATTCATCCCCGATGGGACGCATAGCGTCCTCCCAAGCCTGTAAGTGATCAGGGACCGCTGCGCAGTCCATCGGGGATGAATCCCCTCACCACAGGGCTGGAGCAGGGCAGATGTCAGAACATTTTGTAATGCTTTGATGCTTACGCTTGTAAGCCAATTCCTGTTTTCTTCCGGCGGCTGGCTTTTCGTCATTATTGAGCCAGTATCCCTGATCAGTTAGTTGCGCTGAGGAGGCCGCGAATGTCCGTTGTAACCCTGGGAGTTCAGGGCCGTTGTGCTCATTGCCAGACCACGCAGGTGCTTAAACCCTGGCAACTCAATGCCATCGCAATCAATGAACCGTTTACCTGCAATCACTGCCAGAAAACCCTGGAGTTGCGCTGTCCGGTGCAGATCAAACGCTTCAAATCTCTCGACTCTCTCGGATTGCTGCGCTTCAGCGCGTCAGTCACGGTGTGCACCGCGCTGTTGGTGGCGTTGGTCATGGAATGGATCGGGCTGCTCAACGTGACGGAACAGTTGAATGCATCACTGATCGTGCTTTTCGTGTACTTCGCGCTGCTGCGTTTTGTTCATCATCGCCAGCACATGACCCTGATCCTCGAGGCGGCCAAGGCCCACGGCGACTGATTACCAACCAAACACTTCGCAGCTGTTGGCGGTGCTGGCGGCGGCCAGTCGTTCTGCACTGACATTCATCAACTCGGCCAGTGCCGCACAGATCGCCGGCAAGTGCGCCGGTGTATTGCGTACTCCGGGAAACATCGCCGGCGCCATGTCCGGAGAGTCGGTCTCCAGCACGATCGAATCCAGCGGCAGATCCGCCAGCACCCGATGCATGCGCAACGCCTGCGGCCAGGTTGGCGCGCCGCCCAGACCCAGTTTGAAACCGAGCTTGATGTATTCGCGTGCTTCTTCGCGGCTGCCGGCGAACGCGTGGATGATGCCCGCGCGCTTGAGCTTGAAGCGCTTGAGCGTGGCGATCACCGCGGCGTGGCTGCGGCGCACGTGGATCAGCGCCGGCAGTTCGAAATCTGCCGCCAGTTGCAGCTGCGCGTCGAACAGCGCCTGCTGGCGTTCGCGGTCGAGGGTTTCGATGAAGTAATCCAGGCCGATCTCGCCCACCGCACACAGTTGCCGATGGCCGCGTAGCCGCGTCAGCCAGTCGCCGAGTGCGCGTAGATCTTCGGGTTGATGCTGATCGAGGTACACCGGATGCAGACCAAATGCCGCGTACAGGTCGGCATCGCTCTGCACCAGCTCCCACACCCGTTGCCAATTGCCCTGATAAACCCCCAGCACCACCATCCGCCGCACCCCGAGGGCGCGGCTTTCGGCGAGCAAGGCCGAGCGATCGGCGTCGAAGTCGGGGAAGTCGAGGTGGGTGTGGCTGTCGATCAGCTCCACGGTTCAGTCCCGATGAATACGCTGCTTGAAGGTACGGGCGATGGCCTGCACGCCAGGCTTGTATTGCGATTGCTCGACGGCGGCCAGCGCCAGTTCCAGCGCCTTGTCGGCGATCAACTGGTGCTGCTGGGCCATGGCGTTGACCGGCAGCGGCAGAAAGTCGAGCAATTGCGTGTCACCGAAGGTGCCCAGACGCAGCGGGCGGGATTTGAGCGGGAAGTCATGCAGCGCATCGAACACGCCCTGCAACAGCACGTAGGACGTGGTCACCAGCGCATCCGGCAAATGCCCCAGGCGTTGCAGGAGTTCTTCCATCAGTTGCTTGCCGCATTCACGGCTGAAGGACTCGGCGTGCTCGATCAGCACTTCGCCTTTGAACTCGACCAGCGCCTGCTTGAAGCCCGCCGCACGTTCCTGACTGATGCTCAGCTCCGGACGCGCGCCGAGCAGCACGATCTGTTTCGGCTGCGGATCGAGCAGGCTCTGGGTCAGGTGCAGGCTGGCTTCGCGGTCATCACTGATCACCGAGCAGAAGTGCTCGGGTTCCATGACCCGGTCGATGGCGATGATCGGCAAGCCCTTGGCCTGCAACTGGCGATAGCTGTCGTCACCGGCCGGCAGGCAACTGGCGACGATCAGCGCATCGCAGCGGCGCGCCTTGAACAGTTGCAGCAACTGGCGCTCGCTGTCCGGCGCATCGTCGGAGCTGGCAATCAGCAACTGATAGCCACGCGCCCGCGCGCCTTGCTCCAGCAGTTTGGCGATCCGCGCGTAACTGGGGTTTTCCAGGTCCGGCAGAATAAAACCCAACGTGCGCGTGTGCCGACTGCGCAACCCGGCCGCTTGCGGGTTGGGGGTGAAGCCGTGCTGTTCGACGACCGCACGCACCCGCTCGACCGTGGCGTTGCTGATGCGT
The Pseudomonas fluorescens genome window above contains:
- a CDS encoding TatD family hydrolase: MELIDSHTHLDFPDFDADRSALLAESRALGVRRMVVLGVYQGNWQRVWELVQSDADLYAAFGLHPVYLDQHQPEDLRALGDWLTRLRGHRQLCAVGEIGLDYFIETLDRERQQALFDAQLQLAADFELPALIHVRRSHAAVIATLKRFKLKRAGIIHAFAGSREEAREYIKLGFKLGLGGAPTWPQALRMHRVLADLPLDSIVLETDSPDMAPAMFPGVRNTPAHLPAICAALAELMNVSAERLAAASTANSCEVFGW
- a CDS encoding methyl-accepting chemotaxis protein translates to MSATSLEVARSAAAAVSSAHSVNDETVSGRTLVESQQGSIAALASEIDQSVLVINQLASDSQSISRVLEVIKSIAEQTNLLALNAAIEAARAGEQGRGFAVVADEVRTLAKRTQQSTEEIEQMISKLHGGVGAAVKAMGVSHQMANGTVGQSEKVQQALENILGAVGMIVDQNQQIAAAVEQQTAVAHDIDQNIVEINRAGERTAQGAHQTEDASRALSAQVVELKQLISAFRV
- the ampE gene encoding regulatory signaling modulator protein AmpE, whose product is MSFLVLLLAVWIEKFSALRHRVQRDGGWIRELHKLETSARLAQRPWLVLTILVLLPVALLGLLLVVLEPVAYGLLALPVHLLVVIYALGRGDLLGGLGPFRDAWRREDLQAAAHVAKRDLDICADSGEQLLDRVQGHLLWQAYQSFFAVIFWYFVLGPVAALAYRLLALAEEHSQNPALAERAGQLRHAFDWLPVRLLAASLALVGNFVAVSRVMLHELLNWNISAAQLINKVGLAAGEIPPPVVGPEGINTLDCLWELLLRAAVLWYAGFALWTVLIH
- the cra gene encoding catabolite repressor/activator — protein: MKLSDIARLAGVSVTTASYVINGKAEQQRISNATVERVRAVVEQHGFTPNPQAAGLRSRHTRTLGFILPDLENPSYARIAKLLEQGARARGYQLLIASSDDAPDSERQLLQLFKARRCDALIVASCLPAGDDSYRQLQAKGLPIIAIDRVMEPEHFCSVISDDREASLHLTQSLLDPQPKQIVLLGARPELSISQERAAGFKQALVEFKGEVLIEHAESFSRECGKQLMEELLQRLGHLPDALVTTSYVLLQGVFDALHDFPLKSRPLRLGTFGDTQLLDFLPLPVNAMAQQHQLIADKALELALAAVEQSQYKPGVQAIARTFKQRIHRD
- the ampD gene encoding 1,6-anhydro-N-acetylmuramyl-L-alanine amidase AmpD yields the protein MQLDPASGWCHGVQVCPSPNFNERPAGEISLLVIHNISLPPAQFATGKVQEFFQNRLDVTEHPYFAGIADLRVSAHFLIERDGTVTQFVSCLERAWHAGVSMFEGRETCNDFSVGIELEGTDDLPFTDAQYQALITLTRQLQTAFPAITGARICGHSDIAPGRKTDPGPAFDWARYRAALAQEEGQ